One Oscillospiraceae bacterium genomic window carries:
- the rlmN gene encoding 23S rRNA (adenine(2503)-C(2))-methyltransferase RlmN translates to MLRNIKDLTLEELTEYFLNKNQPAFKAKQCFKWLSLGVFSFSEMTDLSKVLRAELEKDFFISVPEIIRKQVSKDKTVKYLFKNTDGTYIETVVMTYKHGVSACVSTQVGCNMGCKFCASTIDGKERDLTGGEILDQIIFASKDMGVRISHVVLMGMGEPLDNYDNVIKFLKNVTNPVGLNLSYRHISLSTCGLVPKINMLKEEKMPITLSVSLHAPTDEKRSKIMPVNKKYNIKELMLCLKEYTEYTGRRISFEYTLIKDFNDTYEDAKILARLLKGMLAHVNLIPVNEVRETGFKKPENANRFKEWLTGFNINATIRRELGSDIDAACGQLRKKEKRG, encoded by the coding sequence TTGTTAAGAAATATAAAGGACTTAACTTTAGAAGAATTAACTGAATATTTTTTAAATAAAAATCAACCTGCATTTAAAGCAAAACAATGTTTTAAGTGGCTTTCTCTTGGTGTTTTTTCATTTTCAGAAATGACTGATTTAAGCAAAGTTTTAAGAGCAGAACTTGAAAAAGATTTTTTTATAAGTGTTCCTGAAATTATAAGAAAACAGGTTTCTAAAGATAAAACTGTAAAGTATCTTTTTAAAAACACTGACGGAACTTATATTGAAACTGTAGTTATGACTTATAAACATGGTGTATCTGCTTGTGTTTCCACTCAGGTAGGGTGTAATATGGGATGTAAATTTTGTGCTTCTACCATAGACGGAAAAGAAAGAGATTTAACCGGCGGAGAAATATTAGATCAGATTATTTTTGCATCGAAAGATATGGGAGTAAGGATTTCCCATGTTGTACTTATGGGAATGGGAGAGCCTCTTGATAATTATGATAATGTTATAAAATTTTTAAAGAATGTGACAAATCCTGTTGGTCTTAATTTGTCATACAGGCATATTTCCTTATCAACTTGCGGACTTGTTCCGAAAATTAATATGTTAAAGGAAGAAAAAATGCCTATTACATTATCTGTTTCTCTGCATGCTCCGACTGACGAAAAGAGAAGTAAAATTATGCCTGTAAATAAAAAATATAATATTAAGGAATTGATGTTATGTCTTAAGGAATATACTGAATATACAGGCAGAAGAATATCTTTTGAATATACTTTGATAAAAGATTTCAACGATACTTATGAAGACGCTAAAATTCTCGCAAGACTGCTTAAAGGAATGCTTGCACATGTTAATCTTATTCCTGTCAATGAAGTGCGGGAAACAGGATTTAAAAAACCTGAAAACGCAAACAGATTTAAAGAATGGCTTACGGGATTTAATATAAATGCGACAATAAGAAGAGAACTTGGCTCCGATATAGATGCTGCCTGCGGGCAATTAAGAAAGAAAGAAAAAAGGGGATGA
- a CDS encoding RNA polymerase sigma factor — MIDNELIKKAQDGHIESFEKLIEKYQTTVYNISLKMLKNEHDAFDASQDALLKAYKYISNFKGNSSFSTWLYKITVNTCLDYINKNKKNNFTISLEQTVSPKDNEIPIQFEDKKQNVVGKVLENERQKVLYEALDKLDNIQKEMIILRDIEGFSYEEIAKITDLNLGTVKSKISRARLKLKEILLKNKELFLSILVIFIIRYFK; from the coding sequence TTGATTGACAACGAACTGATTAAAAAAGCACAAGACGGGCATATTGAGTCCTTTGAAAAGTTAATAGAAAAATATCAGACCACAGTTTACAATATTTCACTTAAAATGTTAAAAAATGAACACGATGCTTTTGATGCATCTCAGGACGCACTTTTAAAAGCATATAAATATATTTCTAATTTTAAAGGAAATTCCTCTTTTTCAACCTGGCTTTATAAAATAACCGTTAACACCTGTCTTGATTATATAAATAAAAATAAAAAGAATAACTTTACAATTTCGCTTGAACAAACCGTATCCCCAAAAGACAATGAAATACCTATACAGTTTGAAGATAAAAAGCAAAATGTTGTGGGAAAAGTTTTGGAAAACGAAAGGCAAAAAGTTTTATATGAAGCACTTGATAAATTAGATAATATTCAAAAAGAAATGATTATTCTTCGGGATATCGAAGGTTTTTCTTATGAAGAAATTGCAAAAATAACCGATTTAAACTTAGGAACTGTTAAATCAAAAATATCCCGTGCAAGACTTAAATTAAAAGAAATTCTTCTTAAAAACAAGGAACTTTTCCTTTCAATTTTAGTCATATTTATTATAAGATATTTTAAATAA
- a CDS encoding 2Fe-2S iron-sulfur cluster binding domain-containing protein, protein MAKGIMYIDGRRVAFDGEKNVLQVIRKAGIEIPTFCYYSELSVHGACRMCVVENEWGGIEASCSMEPRDGMKIKTNTKKLLKHRRMILELLLAAHCRDCTICTKNGNCKLQQLAVQFGINKVRFADTRGELPHDETSPSIDRDLSKCILCGDCVRVCDEIMGMGVIDFTYRGSELKVTPAFNRNLIDTDCIGCGQCAAVCPTGAITVKREIGKVWNAIHDENKRVVFQIAPAVRVAIGEEFNAPIGTNVLGKLVASIKRMGVDEVFDTTLSADLTVIEESNEFLNRLENGGKFPMFTSCCPGWVNYIEKRKPELTDNISTCKSPMEMFGAVLKEYYKPIDKEDGKETFVVAVMPCTAKKIEAGREEFTRDNIPDIDCVITTSELAVMIKESGIKFMELENEAPDMPFGLGSGAGVIFGATGGVAEAVIRRCFPEKTTNALREIEFCGVRGMDDVKEATITVGDKEIKIAVVHGLRNAQELIKKIENNEVYYDLVEVMACPGGCVGGAGQPHNTKHKKKQRAKGLYNADRNSQIKRSEENPAALGLYEGILKDRNHELLHVHYNFNK, encoded by the coding sequence ATGGCTAAGGGAATTATGTATATAGATGGCAGAAGAGTTGCTTTTGACGGAGAAAAAAATGTTCTTCAGGTTATAAGAAAAGCAGGTATAGAAATTCCTACTTTCTGCTACTACTCAGAATTATCAGTTCATGGCGCATGCCGTATGTGTGTTGTTGAAAATGAATGGGGAGGAATAGAAGCTTCGTGTTCTATGGAACCTCGTGACGGTATGAAGATTAAAACAAACACTAAAAAACTTTTGAAACACAGAAGAATGATTCTTGAACTTCTTCTTGCTGCTCACTGCAGAGATTGTACTATCTGTACTAAAAACGGCAATTGTAAATTACAGCAACTTGCTGTTCAGTTCGGTATTAATAAGGTAAGATTTGCAGATACAAGAGGTGAACTTCCTCATGATGAAACAAGCCCTTCTATTGACAGGGATTTAAGTAAATGTATCTTATGTGGCGACTGTGTGCGTGTTTGCGACGAAATAATGGGTATGGGAGTTATTGACTTTACATACAGAGGCTCTGAACTTAAAGTTACTCCTGCTTTTAACAGAAATCTTATAGATACAGATTGTATAGGCTGCGGGCAGTGTGCTGCAGTTTGTCCTACAGGTGCTATAACCGTTAAAAGAGAAATTGGTAAAGTTTGGAATGCTATTCATGATGAAAACAAGAGAGTTGTTTTCCAGATTGCTCCTGCAGTTAGAGTTGCTATCGGAGAAGAGTTTAATGCTCCGATTGGAACAAATGTTTTGGGAAAACTTGTTGCTTCTATTAAAAGAATGGGCGTAGATGAAGTTTTTGATACAACCTTAAGTGCAGACTTAACTGTTATTGAAGAATCAAATGAATTCCTTAACAGACTTGAAAATGGTGGTAAATTCCCTATGTTTACCTCTTGCTGTCCGGGTTGGGTAAATTATATTGAAAAGAGAAAACCTGAATTAACTGATAATATTTCAACCTGTAAATCTCCGATGGAAATGTTTGGTGCCGTTCTTAAAGAATATTATAAACCTATCGATAAGGAAGATGGCAAAGAAACATTTGTTGTTGCAGTTATGCCTTGTACAGCTAAGAAAATTGAAGCAGGAAGAGAAGAATTTACAAGAGATAATATTCCTGATATTGACTGCGTTATTACTACAAGCGAACTTGCAGTAATGATCAAAGAAAGCGGAATTAAGTTTATGGAACTTGAAAATGAAGCACCTGATATGCCTTTTGGTTTAGGTTCAGGAGCAGGTGTTATTTTCGGTGCAACAGGTGGTGTTGCAGAAGCAGTTATCAGAAGATGCTTCCCTGAAAAAACAACCAATGCTCTTCGTGAAATCGAATTTTGTGGTGTGCGTGGTATGGATGATGTTAAAGAAGCCACAATTACAGTCGGAGATAAGGAAATCAAAATTGCTGTTGTTCATGGACTTAGAAATGCTCAGGAACTTATTAAGAAAATAGAAAACAATGAAGTTTATTACGACTTGGTTGAAGTTATGGCATGTCCCGGCGGATGTGTTGGCGGTGCCGGTCAGCCTCATAATACAAAACATAAGAAAAAACAACGTGCAAAAGGTCTTTACAATGCAGACAGAAACTCTCAGATTAAACGTTCTGAAGAAAATCCTGCTGCTCTTGGCTTATATGAAGGTATTTTGAAAGATAGAAATCACGAACTTCTTCATGTTCACTATAATTTTAACAAATAA
- the nuoF gene encoding NADH-quinone oxidoreductase subunit NuoF, protein MAKLNSLKELNDLREFAVNSLNKQKKKVLVCCGTGCVAGGSLIIYDKIKTACEKNNIDVCVELEHEPHENNIGLKKSGCHGFCEMGPLLKIEPMGVLYIKVKPEDCDEIIEKTILHDEIIDRLLYKLDGKTYQSQEEIPFYKKQTRMVLANCGQNDAEDILEYIAKGGYTALEKALFKMTPDDICNEIELSKLRGRGGGGFPTARKWKQVQRQEEPQKYIVCNGDEGDPGAFMDRSIMEGDPHKMLEGMMIAGIATGASEGYVYVRAEYPLAVKRLNIAIEKARETGLLGKNILGSSFSFDIHVNKGAGAFVCGEGSALTASIEGSRGMPRVKPPRTVEKGLFGKPTVLNNVETFANVPLIIANGADWYKTLGTENSPGTKAFALTGNVVNTGLIEVPMGTTLREVIFDIGGGIKNGKNFKAVQIGGPSGGCLCLPHEHLDLPMDFDSLKKVGAMIGSGGLVVMDDSTCMVEVSRFFMNFTQNESCGKCVPCREGTKRMLEILERIVAGNGTVEDVEMLGELSDTISSTALCGLGKTASFPVQSTLRYFKDEYIAHVVDKKCPAGDCQALKNYYIDKDLCKGCSKCARNCPVNAISGVIKQPFTIDTKKCIKCGACVDNCAFNAVKEG, encoded by the coding sequence ATGGCTAAGTTAAACAGTTTGAAAGAATTAAATGATTTAAGAGAATTTGCTGTAAATTCTTTGAACAAACAAAAGAAAAAGGTTCTTGTTTGTTGTGGGACAGGCTGTGTAGCCGGAGGTTCTCTTATTATTTATGATAAAATTAAAACAGCATGTGAAAAAAATAATATTGATGTATGCGTTGAGTTAGAACATGAGCCACATGAAAATAATATTGGCTTAAAGAAAAGCGGATGCCACGGTTTTTGTGAAATGGGACCTCTTCTTAAAATTGAGCCAATGGGTGTTCTGTACATAAAAGTAAAACCTGAAGACTGTGATGAAATTATCGAAAAAACAATTCTTCACGATGAAATTATTGACAGGCTTTTATATAAACTTGATGGTAAAACATATCAGAGTCAGGAAGAAATTCCGTTTTATAAAAAGCAAACCCGTATGGTACTTGCAAACTGCGGTCAAAATGATGCAGAAGATATTTTAGAATATATTGCAAAAGGCGGATATACTGCTTTGGAAAAAGCACTGTTTAAAATGACTCCTGATGATATATGTAATGAAATTGAACTGTCCAAACTTCGTGGAAGAGGGGGCGGTGGTTTCCCGACTGCAAGAAAATGGAAACAAGTTCAAAGGCAGGAAGAACCTCAGAAATATATAGTTTGTAATGGTGACGAAGGTGACCCTGGTGCATTTATGGACAGAAGTATTATGGAAGGCGATCCTCATAAGATGTTAGAAGGTATGATGATTGCAGGGATTGCAACAGGTGCTTCTGAAGGTTATGTTTATGTAAGAGCGGAATATCCTCTCGCAGTTAAAAGACTTAATATTGCAATAGAAAAAGCAAGAGAAACAGGATTGCTTGGTAAAAATATACTTGGCTCTTCATTCTCATTTGATATTCATGTAAATAAAGGTGCCGGAGCGTTCGTTTGCGGAGAAGGAAGTGCTCTTACAGCGTCTATTGAAGGTTCAAGAGGTATGCCTCGTGTTAAACCTCCAAGAACTGTTGAAAAAGGTTTGTTCGGTAAACCAACAGTGTTAAATAATGTTGAAACTTTTGCAAATGTTCCGCTTATTATCGCAAATGGTGCAGATTGGTATAAAACTTTAGGTACTGAAAACAGTCCTGGTACCAAAGCATTTGCTTTAACAGGAAACGTTGTTAATACAGGACTTATCGAAGTTCCTATGGGAACAACACTTAGAGAAGTTATTTTTGATATCGGTGGAGGTATTAAAAACGGTAAGAACTTTAAAGCAGTTCAGATAGGCGGTCCTTCGGGAGGTTGTTTATGTTTACCGCATGAACATCTTGATTTACCGATGGATTTTGACTCTCTTAAAAAAGTTGGCGCTATGATAGGCTCAGGCGGTCTTGTTGTTATGGATGACAGTACCTGTATGGTAGAAGTATCAAGATTTTTTATGAACTTTACTCAAAACGAATCTTGTGGTAAATGTGTTCCTTGCCGTGAAGGTACAAAGAGAATGCTTGAAATCTTAGAAAGAATTGTTGCAGGTAACGGTACTGTTGAAGATGTTGAAATGCTTGGGGAATTATCCGATACTATTTCAAGTACTGCTCTTTGCGGTCTTGGAAAAACTGCTTCTTTCCCTGTGCAGAGTACACTAAGATACTTTAAAGATGAATATATTGCACATGTTGTTGATAAAAAATGTCCTGCAGGCGACTGCCAGGCGCTTAAAAATTACTATATCGATAAAGATTTATGTAAAGGCTGTTCTAAATGTGCAAGAAATTGCCCTGTAAATGCTATATCAGGCGTAATCAAACAACCGTTTACTATTGATACGAAAAAATGTATCAAGTGTGGTGCTTGTGTAGATAATTGTGCCTTTAATGCAGTTAAGGAGGGGTAA
- a CDS encoding Stp1/IreP family PP2C-type Ser/Thr phosphatase, with product MDYGYRTDVGKVRSLNEDRYLFVNEEDYVLLAVADGMGGHNAGDIASQMAIDEILKYNLNLGFYNDTKENIKKCIDNVNLKIFEYSVKNPSCNGMGTTLTLAVIIGDLVYFANVGDSRGYVVNNDIKKITVDHSYVEELVKIGKITEEEAKNHPNRNQITRAIGTSFDVEIDIFEFKKNKEDIICLCTDGFTNMLSDDVILKEFEKTDSLQKSIDNLVNLANVNGGCDNITVVCYTEGE from the coding sequence TTGGATTACGGATATAGGACTGATGTCGGCAAAGTCAGAAGTTTGAATGAAGACAGATATCTTTTTGTCAATGAAGAAGATTATGTACTTCTGGCAGTAGCCGATGGTATGGGAGGTCACAATGCCGGAGATATTGCAAGTCAGATGGCAATAGATGAGATTTTAAAATATAACCTTAATCTCGGCTTTTATAATGATACAAAAGAAAATATTAAAAAGTGTATAGATAATGTAAACTTAAAAATATTTGAATATTCAGTAAAAAATCCTTCTTGTAACGGAATGGGAACAACACTTACCTTGGCTGTGATTATAGGAGATTTAGTATACTTTGCCAATGTAGGTGACAGCAGAGGTTATGTTGTAAATAATGATATCAAAAAAATTACTGTTGACCATTCATATGTTGAAGAACTTGTTAAAATAGGTAAAATTACCGAAGAAGAAGCAAAAAATCATCCGAATAGGAATCAGATAACAAGAGCAATAGGTACTTCTTTTGATGTTGAAATTGATATATTTGAATTTAAAAAGAATAAAGAAGACATTATTTGTTTATGTACTGATGGATTTACCAATATGCTTTCTGATGATGTAATACTAAAAGAGTTTGAAAAGACAGACTCACTGCAAAAATCGATTGACAATCTTGTTAATCTTGCCAATGTTAATGGCGGATGTGACAATATTACAGTTGTGTGTTATACGGAAGGAGAATAG
- the radA gene encoding DNA repair protein RadA, giving the protein MAKDTVFFCSECGYKSSKWLGKCPDCNSWNTFNEEKLIKDSKTKKYTVVSNVKPLKIDEVPVNKELRITTGIKELDRVLGGGVVIGSVNLVGGDPGIGKSTLLLQMCRKIKDDVSVLYCSSEESVEQIKLRANRLSDGNKNIFITSKTSIDLIIEDLEEIKPQIAVIDSIQTIFSDELDSAPGTVSQIRECTLKITRFAKENNITVFIVGHVTKDGALAGPKVLEHMVDCVLQFEGERYSNFRIIRSVKNRFGSTNEIGVFEMTDQGLKEVENPSNMFLEGRPKNASGTVVICSMEGTRPILAEIQALVTNSAFGNPRRMATGIDFNRSNLVLAVLEKKTGLNLASLDTYINVTGGLKIYEPACDLGIAVSVASSFKNKPIDDDLVVFGELGLTGEVRNISFLEKRITEAHKLGFKKCVIPYTQNNIFIEGLEIIKVKNIIEAFGAIF; this is encoded by the coding sequence ATGGCAAAAGATACAGTTTTTTTCTGCTCGGAATGTGGATATAAATCATCAAAGTGGCTCGGAAAATGCCCTGACTGCAACTCGTGGAATACATTCAATGAAGAAAAACTGATAAAAGACTCAAAAACTAAAAAATATACCGTTGTATCCAATGTCAAGCCTTTAAAAATTGATGAAGTTCCTGTAAACAAGGAATTAAGAATTACTACAGGAATTAAAGAACTTGACAGGGTTTTAGGAGGCGGAGTTGTCATCGGTTCGGTTAATTTAGTCGGTGGCGACCCAGGTATTGGAAAATCCACGCTACTGTTACAAATGTGCAGAAAAATAAAAGATGATGTATCGGTTTTGTACTGTTCTTCCGAAGAATCAGTTGAACAAATTAAGTTAAGAGCAAACAGATTATCAGACGGTAATAAAAATATTTTTATTACCTCAAAAACAAGCATTGATTTAATAATTGAAGATTTAGAAGAAATAAAACCTCAAATTGCAGTTATCGACTCTATACAAACAATTTTTTCCGATGAACTTGATTCTGCACCCGGCACAGTATCTCAGATAAGAGAATGTACTCTTAAAATAACGAGATTTGCCAAAGAAAATAATATAACTGTTTTTATTGTAGGACACGTTACTAAAGACGGTGCTCTGGCTGGCCCTAAAGTATTAGAGCATATGGTTGACTGCGTTTTACAATTTGAAGGAGAAAGATATTCTAATTTCAGGATAATCCGCTCAGTTAAAAACAGGTTTGGTTCAACAAATGAAATAGGCGTATTCGAAATGACCGACCAAGGATTAAAAGAGGTTGAAAATCCATCAAATATGTTCTTGGAGGGAAGACCGAAAAACGCTTCGGGAACTGTTGTTATCTGCTCTATGGAGGGTACAAGACCAATACTTGCTGAAATTCAGGCACTGGTTACAAATTCAGCATTTGGTAATCCCAGAAGAATGGCAACGGGGATTGACTTTAACCGTTCCAATCTTGTTCTTGCTGTTTTAGAGAAGAAAACCGGACTGAATCTTGCAAGTCTTGATACTTATATAAATGTTACGGGTGGTCTTAAAATATATGAGCCTGCATGTGATTTAGGGATTGCAGTTTCCGTTGCATCAAGTTTTAAAAACAAGCCAATTGATGATGATTTGGTTGTTTTTGGCGAACTTGGTCTTACGGGCGAAGTAAGAAATATATCATTTTTAGAAAAAAGAATTACGGAGGCTCATAAATTAGGTTTTAAAAAATGTGTAATTCCTTATACGCAAAACAACATTTTTATTGAAGGTTTGGAAATAATAAAAGTAAAAAATATCATTGAGGCATTTGGAGCCATTTTTTAA
- the pknB gene encoding Stk1 family PASTA domain-containing Ser/Thr kinase, which yields MVGKILGDRYEIIEEIGNGGMAIVYKAKCRKLNRVVAIKVLKDEYKVDEEFVKKFNRESQAAASLSHPNIVSVYDVGHDDGIYYIVMELVEGVNLKDYILKNPKMDWRVALKYSMQICSALAHAHRNGIIHRDIKPHNIILSKDGNCKVTDFGIAFVNNMNETKKIDEGILGSVHYISPEHAKGVITDERSDIYSLGVTMYEMLTGVLPFDSDNAVSVAVMHINSDPKPIKDINIAVPLTLVQIVKKAMSKDILGRYQSANEMYKDLYELSNEPDVFVLAKEEPSDLGVTKVISKEETEEIKNKIQNGEKEIVISIDNTPQKKEEEKETVQENKKAKKGFFKDLFKAENKKDKVAIISALAVSVILIGMVLTFAVGILAPGIFNFGSNDEYKIPKFVGSNIEDIKEEYKDIDIEFIITEEQFNDEYNEGIIITQNPDEGMNVKLPVKVRLTVSKGSREIVLSNYVNKEARQAELEITEQGLKYVEKTEYDEEVPAGYVISQYPLAKTKVLSGTDVTITVSKGANEEFAVVPNLIGLTEAEAKAKLTDYELVLGGIIREASDKEEGRVIAQSAPANSELVKKSKVTLTLSNGKKPSSNQGGTTENNPSKPDEPDEPEVTLKKYTLTLNLPSDKDSVTVKVDQDGKTVYNKSVKTSQKTLNITLEGNGNHNIVVYYDGLLIKTQKIKI from the coding sequence ATGGTTGGTAAAATACTTGGCGATAGATATGAGATAATAGAAGAAATCGGTAATGGTGGTATGGCAATTGTATATAAAGCCAAATGCCGAAAATTAAATAGAGTTGTAGCAATAAAAGTTTTAAAAGACGAGTATAAAGTTGATGAAGAATTTGTAAAAAAATTCAACAGGGAATCTCAGGCGGCTGCAAGTCTTTCTCACCCTAACATTGTTTCCGTTTACGATGTGGGGCATGATGACGGTATTTATTATATCGTTATGGAACTTGTTGAAGGTGTTAATTTAAAGGATTACATATTAAAAAATCCAAAAATGGACTGGAGAGTTGCACTTAAATATTCAATGCAGATTTGTTCTGCACTTGCTCACGCACACCGTAACGGAATAATTCACAGGGATATTAAACCTCATAATATAATCCTTTCTAAAGACGGAAACTGTAAGGTTACTGATTTTGGTATTGCGTTTGTAAATAATATGAACGAAACAAAGAAAATAGACGAGGGGATTTTAGGCTCCGTTCATTATATTTCTCCTGAACATGCAAAAGGTGTTATCACTGACGAAAGAAGTGATATATATTCTTTAGGTGTTACAATGTATGAAATGTTAACAGGCGTTTTACCTTTTGACTCAGATAATGCGGTTTCAGTTGCTGTTATGCATATAAATTCAGATCCTAAGCCAATAAAGGATATAAATATTGCAGTTCCTCTTACTTTAGTGCAGATAGTTAAAAAGGCAATGTCTAAGGATATTTTAGGAAGATATCAAAGCGCTAATGAAATGTATAAAGATTTATATGAACTTTCCAATGAACCTGATGTATTTGTTTTAGCCAAAGAAGAGCCTTCTGATCTTGGTGTAACTAAAGTTATATCTAAAGAAGAAACAGAGGAAATTAAAAATAAGATTCAAAACGGTGAAAAAGAAATTGTAATTTCGATAGATAATACTCCTCAGAAAAAAGAAGAGGAAAAAGAAACCGTTCAGGAAAACAAAAAAGCAAAAAAAGGTTTCTTTAAAGATTTATTTAAAGCAGAAAACAAAAAAGATAAAGTTGCGATAATATCAGCATTGGCAGTATCAGTGATTTTAATTGGCATGGTTCTTACATTTGCTGTTGGTATTCTTGCACCCGGAATTTTTAATTTCGGTTCAAATGATGAGTATAAAATTCCAAAATTTGTCGGAAGTAATATTGAAGATATAAAAGAAGAATATAAAGATATTGATATTGAATTTATAATCACCGAAGAACAATTTAATGATGAGTACAACGAAGGCATAATTATAACACAAAATCCTGACGAAGGAATGAATGTTAAACTTCCTGTTAAAGTCAGATTGACTGTTTCAAAAGGGTCAAGAGAGATTGTTTTATCAAATTATGTAAATAAAGAAGCGCGTCAGGCAGAACTGGAAATTACTGAACAGGGACTTAAATATGTTGAAAAAACTGAATATGACGAGGAAGTACCTGCCGGATATGTTATATCACAATATCCTCTTGCGAAAACTAAAGTTTTATCAGGAACTGATGTTACAATAACTGTAAGTAAAGGTGCTAATGAAGAATTTGCTGTTGTTCCTAATTTGATAGGTTTAACAGAAGCAGAAGCAAAAGCGAAACTTACCGACTATGAACTTGTTTTAGGAGGAATAATCCGTGAAGCAAGTGATAAAGAAGAGGGAAGAGTTATTGCACAGAGCGCACCTGCCAACAGTGAACTTGTTAAAAAATCAAAAGTTACACTTACTTTGAGTAACGGTAAAAAGCCATCTTCCAATCAGGGTGGAACAACCGAAAATAATCCTTCAAAACCAGATGAGCCCGATGAACCTGAAGTTACATTAAAAAAATATACATTAACCTTAAATTTACCTTCTGATAAAGATTCTGTTACTGTTAAAGTTGATCAGGATGGAAAAACTGTTTATAATAAATCGGTCAAAACATCACAAAAAACTCTTAATATAACATTAGAAGGTAATGGTAATCATAATATTGTTGTATATTATGACGGATTACTTATAAAAACTCAGAAAATAAAAATCTAA
- a CDS encoding DUF624 domain-containing protein, producing MGLFSFSSYGPGRGVRKDERKLKRPFLFFYYLFFNFFKIVKLSMLFLVTCIPVVTIGPSICGLTYISQCFTENNPVFLISDYFEHFKKNFFKSIFAFFLSLIPVFSFILVFINLKTVPHFSYFTMPLLLVNLIVLMMSFYIYPLLVFYDIPFFAVLKNSFIFALIKLPLNLFVAFVVILIVALSFGFIPQIGWVLAPFFLTSFINYFTTYSVWPAIKKNMEE from the coding sequence ATGGGTTTATTTTCATTTTCATCATACGGTCCCGGAAGAGGTGTCAGAAAAGACGAAAGAAAACTTAAAAGACCTTTTTTATTTTTCTACTACTTATTTTTTAATTTTTTCAAAATTGTAAAATTAAGTATGCTGTTTTTGGTTACTTGTATCCCTGTTGTTACAATAGGTCCTTCTATATGCGGACTTACATATATTTCACAGTGTTTTACGGAAAACAACCCCGTTTTTCTTATATCAGACTATTTTGAACACTTTAAGAAAAATTTTTTTAAGAGTATATTTGCATTTTTCTTATCTTTGATACCTGTATTCTCATTCATTCTGGTATTTATAAACTTAAAAACTGTACCTCATTTTTCATATTTTACAATGCCTTTATTACTTGTAAACCTGATTGTTTTAATGATGAGTTTTTATATATATCCTTTACTTGTTTTTTATGATATTCCTTTTTTTGCTGTTTTAAAAAACTCGTTTATTTTTGCGCTTATAAAACTTCCGCTTAACCTTTTTGTTGCGTTTGTTGTAATTTTAATAGTGGCTCTGTCTTTTGGTTTTATACCACAGATTGGCTGGGTGCTTGCTCCATTCTTTCTTACTTCGTTTATAAATTATTTTACTACCTATTCAGTATGGCCTGCGATTAAGAAAAATATGGAAGAATAA